From Mycoplasma sp. 2045, a single genomic window includes:
- a CDS encoding DUF515 domain-containing protein, with protein sequence MNLKNKKKWILLPLSAGVTAPIALLTTVSATTETVTTTNPETDTLEGRTKFNDTKNEAVKSLNDLSFLSDEPYPYDSEKFKASEAIKSAKSIEELQKAIEDAKALNKANYDEQVSELESLTNQYLASTYGTEKANALRKQIENKIAMFNSKSYKEESGEKAVAKAQNLLDLVDYLTSKVSEYKFNKTAKQLDLANLNEFKKLLTTYDYFNIQLKDRSDIKSDDVKNMKQLALDVSKIKDLNVLTTAVKKSLVNRVPRLVWPYVVAGSLIAFLSGIFIATAARRKNKNK encoded by the coding sequence ATGAACTTAAAAAACAAGAAAAAATGAATTCTTTTACCTTTAAGCGCAGGAGTTACAGCTCCAATTGCTTTACTTACAACAGTAAGTGCAACAACTGAAACTGTAACAACTACAAATCCTGAAACTGATACTCTTGAAGGAAGAACGAAATTCAATGATACAAAGAATGAAGCAGTTAAATCACTTAACGACTTATCATTCTTATCAGATGAACCATATCCATATGATTCAGAAAAATTCAAAGCTTCTGAAGCTATTAAATCTGCTAAATCAATTGAAGAACTACAAAAAGCTATTGAAGATGCTAAAGCTTTAAACAAAGCTAACTATGATGAACAAGTATCTGAGTTAGAAAGCTTAACAAACCAATACTTAGCAAGTACATATGGAACTGAAAAAGCAAATGCTTTAAGAAAACAAATTGAAAATAAAATTGCTATGTTCAATTCAAAATCATACAAAGAAGAATCTGGAGAAAAAGCAGTTGCTAAAGCTCAAAACTTACTTGACTTAGTTGACTACTTAACATCAAAAGTTTCAGAATACAAATTTAATAAAACAGCTAAACAATTAGATTTAGCTAACTTAAATGAGTTTAAAAAATTATTAACAACATACGATTACTTCAACATTCAACTTAAAGACAGAAGCGACATAAAATCAGATGATGTTAAAAATATGAAACAATTAGCTCTTGATGTTTCAAAAATCAAAGATCTTAATGTTTTAACAACTGCTGTTAAAAAATCATTAGTTAACAGAGTTCCACGCTTAGTATGACCATATGTTGTTGCTGGTTCATTAATTGCCTTCTTAAGTGGTATTTTCATTGCGACTGCTGCTAGAAGAAAAAACAAAAACAAATAA
- a CDS encoding IS3 family transposase, with protein sequence MAKQLKHYEWLDLFKWIENWEYTNEYEYKFASYISEKYNKDYFKENVRRRIWNKFREYQKDENVIFSKTGTAPKKGKGSGRPKKKPIETDDSMIEEMTDEQKNEFIKIMIEIFRDNKMEIDWSKIKKSSSVTNKQFIYFLGIPKSTFYKKISQLDKEVSQKTENEELHSIVKKAFYENKGRFGRWRLSIYILKVYKIDINYRTLGRIMNKLNLICVVRPKRKVREIKNTNVKIKDLVNRDYNGITNNIIATDVSYIKAPNDIDENHVYLSVAIHHKTKKILNWNLSRRNDTDLVISHIKDIKFKKPWILHSDHGFQYSSSKYLDVVAKNNGNVSMGRVGNSLDNREVEYFFSNIKSECLNFVNYKTICFDKLKNIIKDYIEWYNNERFQSVLNWKTPQQSWDALSFL encoded by the coding sequence ATGGCTAAACAATTGAAACATTATGAATGATTAGATCTATTCAAATGAATAGAAAATTGAGAATACACAAATGAATATGAATACAAATTTGCATCTTATATTTCAGAAAAATATAATAAGGATTACTTTAAAGAAAATGTTAGACGTAGAATTTGAAATAAATTTAGAGAATATCAAAAAGACGAAAATGTAATATTTTCAAAAACAGGAACAGCCCCTAAAAAAGGGAAGGGTTCTGGAAGACCTAAAAAGAAACCTATTGAAACGGATGATTCAATGATTGAAGAAATGACTGATGAACAAAAGAATGAATTCATAAAAATTATGATTGAAATTTTCAGAGATAATAAAATGGAAATTGATTGAAGCAAAATCAAGAAATCATCTTCTGTTACAAATAAACAATTTATATATTTTTTAGGAATACCAAAATCTACTTTTTATAAGAAAATTTCGCAATTAGATAAAGAAGTCTCTCAAAAGACTGAAAATGAAGAATTACATTCAATTGTCAAAAAGGCCTTTTATGAAAATAAAGGTCGTTTTGGTCGTTGAAGATTGAGCATTTATATACTAAAAGTATATAAAATAGACATAAATTACAGAACATTAGGAAGAATAATGAACAAATTAAATCTAATTTGTGTAGTTAGACCAAAACGAAAAGTCAGAGAAATCAAGAATACAAATGTTAAGATTAAAGATCTTGTAAATAGAGATTACAACGGAATTACAAATAATATTATTGCAACAGATGTTTCATATATAAAAGCACCAAATGATATAGATGAAAATCACGTTTATCTTTCAGTTGCAATACATCATAAAACAAAGAAAATTTTGAATTGAAACTTATCAAGAAGAAATGATACAGATTTAGTTATTTCACACATCAAGGATATCAAGTTTAAAAAACCTTGAATTCTTCATTCAGATCACGGATTTCAATATTCATCATCTAAATATCTTGATGTAGTTGCAAAAAACAATGGAAATGTATCTATGGGTAGGGTCGGAAATTCATTGGATAATAGGGAAGTTGAATATTTCTTTTCAAACATCAAATCTGAGTGTTTAAACTTTGTAAATTACAAAACAATTTGCTTTGATAAACTCAAAAACATTATTAAAGATTACATCGAATGATATAACAATGAAAGATTTCAATCTGTTTTAAATTGAAAAACACCTCAACAATCTTGAGATGCTTTGAGTTTTTTATAA
- a CDS encoding cation-translocating P-type ATPase produces MENLTQTDLKLGLSSEEALKRNQQFGLNTIETKKKKNIFLIFLNQFKDFMIIILLIAAAFSFGVTIWEHVDGRLKTTSEIVIAYIEPFIILVVVALNSMLGTYQEIKSDQAVAALAKSNELMAKVIRDGKTVVIPSSQVTIGDLIVVEAGDYISADAELVESYSLSVVESSLTGESLAVDKKVGTIENIESLPLGDRYNQIYSSTYVVNGRAIALVKAIGANTEIGKINSSIQEQEVQLSPLQIKLNKLSKIFGIAGVVLLFLTTILQIVLTNTISNTWDEPQVYSNAVVIGISLAVAAIPEGLITFTTVLLAIGVSRMTKQNAIIKAFPVVETLGSTSIICSDKTGTLTENKMTVVKFFEAADPNNKNLAKSQTLASFVACCDAEVTKLENGYNEVGDPTETAILRFGLENNNSKDSFYSRYKKISSLPFDSDRKTMSVLIETPEGGRVMITKGAPDVILAKSKNKADEYSHINEQWSNDSIRVIAVGYKKMKPDTTSISVEDENDLVFLGLIGMIDPPRASVKASIEEATAAGIKTVMITGDHLTTAISIAKSLSIFKDGDIAIDGKQLAEMSDEQLLEQVKNISVYARVNPSDKLRIVKAWQAHNQVVAMTGDGVNDAPALKAADVGCAMGITGTDVSKQAADVILTDDNFNTIVHAVKSGRETFDRIKTVILNLLISSLTEIIVMLFGLFIFRFIFKDAINTAEFIVLTAAQLLWINLLTHGLPAIALGMVPNEEDVMKRKPFNKNDSIFANGMGISLIIQSSILGLVSLLSYLFVGLYAQSQGIKGEWFVKLTSSATFITLGIGSSINSLNLMSSKSIFVTNIKKYYLVYLASAFSFICVVASAFIPGLASVFGNVDIVEFVNDAKLIDLKASYSVVYWLIPLLLGFVLTISFEFYKLYKFVKFNPNNHIKAKLAKKN; encoded by the coding sequence ATGGAAAACTTAACACAAACTGATTTAAAACTTGGTTTAAGTTCTGAGGAAGCACTTAAAAGAAATCAACAATTTGGTTTAAACACAATTGAAACTAAAAAGAAAAAGAATATCTTTTTAATTTTCTTAAATCAATTTAAAGATTTTATGATCATCATTCTTTTAATTGCTGCTGCATTTAGTTTTGGTGTTACTATTTGAGAACACGTTGATGGTAGATTAAAAACAACTAGTGAAATCGTTATTGCATATATTGAACCATTCATCATTTTAGTAGTTGTAGCACTTAACTCTATGCTTGGAACTTATCAGGAAATCAAGAGTGATCAAGCTGTAGCTGCATTAGCTAAATCTAATGAGCTTATGGCTAAAGTTATAAGAGATGGAAAAACAGTTGTTATTCCATCATCACAAGTTACAATTGGTGATTTAATTGTAGTTGAAGCTGGAGATTACATCTCTGCTGATGCTGAATTAGTTGAATCTTACTCACTTAGTGTAGTTGAATCATCATTAACTGGTGAATCGCTTGCTGTAGATAAAAAAGTTGGAACTATTGAAAACATTGAATCTTTACCATTAGGTGATAGATACAATCAAATTTACTCAAGTACATATGTTGTAAATGGTAGAGCGATCGCACTTGTAAAAGCAATTGGTGCTAACACAGAAATCGGAAAGATCAACTCATCTATCCAAGAACAAGAAGTTCAACTTTCGCCATTACAAATTAAATTAAACAAATTAAGTAAAATCTTCGGAATTGCTGGTGTTGTATTATTGTTCTTAACAACAATCTTACAAATTGTTTTAACAAACACAATTTCAAACACTTGAGATGAACCTCAAGTGTACTCAAACGCTGTTGTTATTGGTATTTCACTTGCAGTAGCTGCAATTCCTGAGGGGTTAATTACTTTCACAACAGTTCTTTTAGCAATAGGTGTTTCAAGAATGACAAAACAAAATGCAATTATCAAAGCATTCCCTGTTGTTGAAACATTAGGTTCTACATCGATTATTTGTTCAGACAAAACAGGAACATTAACTGAAAACAAAATGACAGTTGTTAAATTCTTTGAAGCAGCTGATCCAAATAATAAAAACTTAGCTAAATCACAAACATTAGCATCATTTGTTGCTTGTTGTGATGCAGAAGTTACAAAACTTGAAAATGGTTACAACGAAGTTGGAGACCCTACTGAAACAGCTATCTTAAGATTTGGACTTGAAAATAACAATTCAAAAGATAGTTTCTATTCTAGATACAAAAAGATTTCTTCACTTCCATTTGATAGTGACAGAAAAACAATGTCAGTATTAATCGAAACACCTGAAGGTGGTAGAGTAATGATTACAAAAGGTGCTCCTGATGTAATCTTAGCTAAATCAAAAAACAAAGCTGATGAATATTCACACATCAATGAACAATGATCAAACGATTCAATCAGAGTTATTGCTGTTGGATACAAAAAAATGAAACCTGATACAACTTCAATTAGTGTTGAAGATGAAAATGATTTAGTATTCTTAGGATTAATTGGAATGATTGATCCACCTAGAGCTTCAGTTAAAGCTTCAATTGAAGAAGCTACTGCAGCTGGAATTAAAACAGTTATGATTACAGGTGATCACTTAACAACTGCTATTTCAATTGCAAAAAGCTTATCAATTTTCAAAGATGGAGATATTGCAATTGATGGAAAACAATTAGCAGAAATGAGTGATGAACAATTATTAGAACAAGTTAAAAACATTTCTGTATATGCTCGTGTAAATCCATCTGATAAATTACGTATTGTTAAAGCTTGACAAGCACACAATCAAGTTGTTGCTATGACAGGAGACGGTGTTAATGATGCTCCTGCTCTTAAAGCAGCCGACGTTGGTTGTGCAATGGGAATTACAGGAACAGATGTTTCTAAACAAGCTGCTGATGTTATTTTAACTGATGACAACTTTAACACCATTGTGCATGCTGTAAAAAGTGGTAGAGAAACATTCGACAGAATTAAAACAGTTATCTTAAACTTACTTATTTCTTCATTAACAGAAATTATTGTTATGTTATTTGGTTTATTCATCTTTAGATTTATTTTTAAAGATGCAATCAATACAGCTGAATTTATTGTTCTTACAGCTGCACAATTATTATGAATTAACCTTCTTACACACGGACTTCCTGCTATTGCACTTGGAATGGTACCAAATGAAGAAGATGTTATGAAACGTAAACCATTTAATAAAAATGATAGTATCTTCGCAAATGGAATGGGTATTAGTTTGATTATCCAAAGTTCAATCTTAGGACTTGTATCATTACTTTCATACTTATTTGTTGGGCTATATGCTCAATCACAAGGTATTAAAGGTGAATGATTTGTAAAACTCACATCTTCTGCTACATTCATTACATTAGGTATTGGTTCAAGTATTAACTCACTTAACCTAATGTCTTCAAAAAGCATTTTTGTAACAAACATTAAAAAATACTACTTAGTTTACTTAGCTTCAGCATTTAGCTTTATCTGTGTTGTTGCTTCAGCATTCATCCCTGGACTTGCTTCAGTGTTTGGAAATGTTGATATTGTTGAGTTTGTAAATGATGCAAAATTAATTGATTTAAAAGCATCATACTCAGTTGTTTACTGATTAATTCCATTATTGCTTGGATTTGTGCTTACAATTTCATTTGAATTCTACAAACTTTACAAATTTGTTAAATTTAACCCTAACAATCACATCAAAGCTAAATTAGCAAAGAAAAACTAA
- a CDS encoding Smr/MutS family protein encodes MRVVDLHGLLAEEALIVITNNLFDYKTGKVDQIMFITGKGTGILKTTLENYLHSNNIRYSIFNDDGAYLINRFNEPYSTYDYDSYEDDEEFSMSPLDLDNLFNNFKNEEEE; translated from the coding sequence ATGAGAGTAGTTGATTTACACGGTTTATTAGCTGAAGAGGCACTAATTGTAATTACAAACAATTTGTTTGATTATAAAACTGGTAAAGTTGATCAAATTATGTTCATCACTGGTAAAGGTACTGGTATTTTAAAAACTACATTAGAAAACTACTTACATTCTAATAATATTAGATACTCTATTTTTAATGACGATGGAGCTTATTTAATAAATAGATTCAATGAACCATATTCAACATATGACTATGATTCATATGAAGACGATGAAGAATTTTCAATGTCACCATTAGATCTAGATAATTTATTTAATAACTTCAAGAACGAAGAAGAAGAATAA
- the deoD gene encoding purine-nucleoside phosphorylase, with product MTPHIHAKKGEIAKTVIMPGDPLRAKFIAETYLDEGFKLVNTVRNMFMYTGTYKGRPITVAASGMGCPSIGIYSYELFKFYDVDRIIRIGSAGSYKADLGLYEVVLASEAFADADAFRRIALGKEGNISLPSAKLNEEIKAIAASQGTKITEGRVHSSDIFYSVVPLEQRIEETQSVCVEMESFALFTNAEATGKEAACLLTISDNLITHEETSAEERQTAFTKMMEIALELAK from the coding sequence ATGACACCACACATTCACGCTAAAAAAGGCGAAATAGCTAAAACAGTTATTATGCCAGGTGACCCATTAAGAGCAAAATTTATTGCTGAAACATACTTAGATGAAGGGTTCAAATTAGTTAATACAGTTAGAAATATGTTTATGTACACAGGTACATACAAAGGAAGACCAATCACTGTAGCAGCTAGTGGAATGGGATGTCCTTCAATCGGGATTTACTCATACGAATTATTCAAATTTTATGATGTAGATAGAATTATTAGAATTGGTTCAGCTGGATCATACAAAGCTGACTTAGGACTTTACGAAGTTGTTTTAGCATCGGAAGCTTTTGCTGACGCTGACGCATTTAGAAGAATTGCTTTAGGAAAAGAAGGAAACATTTCATTACCTTCAGCAAAATTAAACGAAGAAATTAAAGCTATTGCTGCTTCTCAAGGAACAAAAATTACTGAAGGAAGAGTACATTCATCAGATATATTCTACTCAGTTGTTCCACTTGAACAAAGAATTGAAGAAACACAATCAGTTTGTGTTGAAATGGAATCATTTGCATTATTCACAAATGCTGAAGCTACAGGAAAAGAAGCTGCTTGTTTACTAACAATTTCAGATAACTTAATTACACACGAAGAAACATCAGCTGAAGAACGTCAAACAGCATTTACAAAAATGATGGAGATTGCTTTAGAATTAGCAAAATAA
- a CDS encoding pyrimidine-nucleoside phosphorylase: MRVVDIIEKKRLNHELTNEEIEFLINSYVRGEAPDYQMSAFLMAVMFNGMNSREIATMTKYMMHSGEVMNLSAIPGIKVDKHSTGGIGDKTTLAVGPIVAALGAPVAKMSGRGLGHTGGTIDKLETIPGFTVELSEKEFIEQVKEHGIAVIGQSASLVPADKKLYALRDVTATVESIPLIASSIMSKKLATGSNAILLDVKCGNGAFMKNEKSAIALAETMISIGKELNVDTRAEITNMSRPIGREIGNKNEVLEAIRTLEGKGPEDFNELVYSSCATILEQAKIAKSHDEALKMVDEVIKNGKALEKFYEFVRVQHGDVEALKSPTFWNPKYKLEVISENEGYLEIFDALTFGIVSMKLGAGRKTKEDSIDNEAGITLNKKTNEEVKKGDVLFTLYSSNPIDVELVNELKQGYKFNKEKVENKIIIAKLQ, encoded by the coding sequence ATGCGTGTAGTAGATATTATTGAGAAAAAACGTTTAAATCACGAACTAACAAATGAAGAAATTGAATTTTTAATTAATTCATACGTTAGAGGTGAAGCACCAGATTACCAAATGAGTGCATTCTTAATGGCAGTTATGTTCAATGGAATGAACTCAAGAGAAATTGCAACAATGACAAAATATATGATGCATTCTGGTGAAGTTATGAACTTATCAGCTATTCCTGGTATTAAAGTTGACAAACACTCAACAGGTGGGATTGGAGATAAAACAACTTTAGCAGTAGGACCAATCGTTGCTGCTTTAGGAGCTCCAGTTGCTAAAATGAGTGGTAGAGGACTTGGACACACAGGTGGAACTATCGATAAATTGGAAACAATTCCAGGTTTCACAGTTGAATTATCAGAAAAAGAATTTATCGAACAAGTTAAAGAACACGGTATTGCAGTTATTGGACAATCTGCATCACTTGTTCCAGCTGACAAAAAATTATATGCATTAAGAGATGTTACAGCAACAGTTGAATCTATTCCACTTATTGCTTCATCTATTATGTCTAAAAAATTAGCAACAGGTTCAAATGCTATCTTGCTTGATGTTAAATGTGGAAATGGTGCTTTTATGAAAAATGAAAAAAGCGCTATTGCATTAGCTGAAACAATGATTAGCATTGGTAAAGAACTTAATGTAGACACAAGAGCTGAAATTACAAATATGTCAAGACCAATTGGTCGTGAAATTGGTAACAAAAACGAGGTTCTTGAAGCTATTAGAACTCTTGAAGGAAAAGGGCCTGAAGATTTCAATGAATTAGTTTACTCATCTTGTGCAACAATTTTAGAACAAGCTAAAATTGCTAAATCACACGATGAAGCACTTAAAATGGTTGATGAAGTTATTAAAAACGGAAAAGCTCTTGAAAAATTCTATGAATTTGTAAGAGTACAACATGGTGATGTAGAAGCTCTTAAATCACCTACATTCTGAAATCCTAAATACAAATTAGAAGTTATTTCAGAAAACGAAGGATACTTAGAAATCTTTGACGCTTTAACATTTGGTATTGTTTCAATGAAATTAGGTGCTGGAAGAAAAACAAAAGAAGACAGCATTGACAATGAAGCTGGAATTACATTGAACAAGAAAACAAATGAAGAAGTTAAAAAAGGTGATGTATTATTCACATTATATTCATCAAACCCAATCGATGTTGAATTAGTTAACGAACTTAAACAAGGATACAAATTCAATAAAGAAAAAGTTGAAAACAAAATTATTATTGCTAAATTACAATAA
- a CDS encoding isochorismatase family cysteine hydrolase, with amino-acid sequence MNKKSLLIVIDMLNGFAKEGKLSSSRINNIIPTIEDMLQNYEHNIFICDHHSEDDLEMKTYPIHCLANDKESQIVPELQEYVQKVYYKNTTNGFYDIPMNLWDQYDEFVLVGCCTDICVMQLALSLKIYLNKINSDKKVIVYSNATDTYDAPEHNGDKFHNFALDIMKNAGIKIRVWE; translated from the coding sequence ATGAATAAAAAAAGTTTATTAATAGTAATAGATATGCTTAACGGTTTTGCTAAAGAAGGAAAATTATCTTCAAGTAGAATAAATAACATTATTCCTACTATAGAAGATATGTTGCAAAACTATGAGCATAATATTTTCATATGCGACCATCACTCTGAAGATGACTTGGAAATGAAAACTTATCCAATTCATTGTTTAGCCAATGATAAAGAATCACAAATAGTTCCTGAATTACAAGAATATGTTCAAAAAGTTTATTATAAAAATACTACAAATGGTTTTTACGATATTCCAATGAACTTATGAGATCAATATGATGAATTTGTGCTTGTGGGCTGTTGCACAGATATTTGTGTTATGCAACTTGCTTTAAGTTTAAAAATTTACTTGAATAAAATAAATTCAGATAAAAAAGTCATAGTTTATTCAAATGCAACTGATACATATGATGCTCCAGAACATAATGGAGATAAATTCCACAACTTTGCTCTAGACATAATGAAAAACGCAGGAATTAAAATTAGAGTATGAGAGTAG
- a CDS encoding L-threonylcarbamoyladenylate synthase, with the protein MERSKYKDIFLVSTDTVPGLGGFVSLETLEALYELKQRPLDKKMVIVVGSLEQAQGFAQWNEEANAFAIHKWPGANTIIVNDQGFRMPACKAFQEFLIKNGPMYLTSANLSGQPAAKTLEEAKTQFPMIQNVIDFCEGTGTPSTIYNLDTRETIRR; encoded by the coding sequence ATGGAAAGATCAAAATATAAAGATATTTTCCTAGTATCTACAGATACTGTACCTGGACTTGGTGGTTTTGTTTCTCTTGAAACATTAGAAGCACTTTATGAACTCAAACAAAGACCATTAGATAAAAAGATGGTAATTGTTGTAGGTTCATTGGAACAAGCTCAAGGATTTGCGCAATGAAATGAAGAAGCAAATGCATTTGCTATTCATAAATGACCTGGAGCAAATACAATTATTGTAAATGATCAAGGTTTCAGAATGCCAGCTTGCAAAGCGTTTCAAGAATTCTTAATCAAAAATGGTCCAATGTATTTAACAAGTGCTAATTTATCAGGACAACCAGCTGCGAAAACTTTAGAAGAAGCTAAAACACAATTCCCAATGATCCAAAATGTTATTGACTTCTGTGAAGGAACAGGAACGCCAAGTACAATTTATAATTTAGATACTAGAGAAACTATTAGACGTTAA
- the mutM gene encoding bifunctional DNA-formamidopyrimidine glycosylase/DNA-(apurinic or apyrimidinic site) lyase — protein sequence MPEYPEVTIITEQLNKKILNKTIKNVQINVSKIIKNVPLDEFVKSVTDKKIIQIQNYGKFITIYLDDNSKMVIHLRMSGMFYVVEQQHLADLKKMVNHIIVEFYLSDNLCFVFVDPRMFGSIEYFANTDKRSVYEIKKLAKLPKDVDVDALYEKLQRKNISIKAALLDQQLVLGIGNIYADESLFASKIYPMTKCNKVTKEQLKELLKNAQIIMDDSIKAGGSTVHTYASVNGVVGHYQNYLRVYSRANKRCLVCKEGIVQKVKLDFKPNGRGTSFCPVCQKEQ from the coding sequence ATGCCAGAATACCCTGAAGTGACTATAATCACAGAACAATTAAATAAAAAAATATTAAACAAAACTATCAAAAATGTACAAATTAATGTTTCTAAAATTATTAAAAATGTACCTTTGGATGAGTTTGTAAAATCAGTTACTGATAAGAAAATTATCCAAATTCAAAACTATGGTAAATTCATCACAATTTATTTAGATGACAATTCTAAAATGGTTATCCATTTAAGAATGTCAGGTATGTTTTATGTTGTAGAACAACAACATTTAGCCGACTTAAAGAAAATGGTAAATCATATAATTGTTGAATTTTATTTATCTGACAACTTATGTTTTGTTTTTGTTGACCCAAGAATGTTCGGATCAATTGAATACTTTGCAAACACTGATAAAAGAAGTGTTTATGAAATTAAAAAGTTAGCTAAGTTACCTAAAGATGTAGATGTTGATGCTTTATACGAAAAATTGCAAAGAAAAAACATTTCAATTAAAGCTGCATTACTAGATCAACAACTTGTTTTAGGTATTGGTAACATTTATGCAGATGAATCTTTATTTGCATCTAAAATTTACCCAATGACTAAATGTAACAAAGTAACTAAAGAACAACTTAAGGAACTTTTAAAAAATGCGCAAATCATTATGGATGACAGTATCAAAGCAGGTGGCAGCACAGTTCACACTTATGCGTCAGTTAATGGTGTAGTTGGACATTATCAAAACTATTTAAGAGTTTATAGCAGAGCTAATAAACGTTGCTTAGTATGTAAAGAAGGAATTGTTCAAAAAGTTAAATTAGACTTTAAACCAAATGGGAGAGGAACATCATTCTGTCCTGTTTGTCAAAAAGAACAATAA
- the deoC gene encoding deoxyribose-phosphate aldolase, whose product MNYNKLIDHTLLKAEAQKKDIDKLIDEAIKYDFATVCVNSGWAKYAAERLAGTGIGVTVVVGFPLGANITAVKAHEAKLAIEHGATEIDMVMAIGRFKQGDYEYVLNDIKKVKEACGDKVLKVIIETALLSEEEIRKATEIVMKSGAEFIKTSTGTSFRGASLEDVKIMKSVCGDKLLIKAAGGIANIDDLIAMYEAGATRFGTSRSIAIVEGKTSKEGY is encoded by the coding sequence ATGAATTACAACAAATTAATCGATCATACTTTATTAAAAGCTGAAGCGCAAAAAAAAGACATTGATAAATTAATCGACGAAGCTATTAAATATGACTTTGCTACAGTTTGTGTTAACTCAGGATGAGCAAAATACGCAGCTGAAAGATTAGCAGGAACAGGAATTGGTGTTACTGTAGTTGTTGGTTTCCCTTTAGGAGCTAACATTACAGCAGTTAAAGCACACGAAGCTAAATTAGCTATCGAACATGGTGCTACAGAAATTGATATGGTTATGGCTATCGGACGTTTCAAACAAGGAGACTACGAATACGTTCTTAACGACATCAAAAAAGTTAAAGAAGCTTGTGGAGATAAAGTTCTTAAAGTTATCATCGAAACAGCTTTATTATCAGAAGAAGAAATCAGAAAAGCAACTGAAATCGTTATGAAATCAGGCGCTGAATTCATTAAAACTTCAACAGGAACAAGCTTCCGTGGCGCATCATTGGAAGATGTTAAAATTATGAAAAGCGTTTGTGGAGACAAATTACTTATCAAAGCAGCTGGAGGAATTGCAAACATTGATGATTTAATCGCAATGTACGAAGCTGGAGCTACAAGATTTGGAACAAGTCGTTCAATCGCTATTGTTGAAGGAAAAACTTCTAAAGAAGGATACTAA